TCTCTGTTGTGGCTCAAGGCCGGCAACAAGATCGTGACGATTACCGAAAACGGTTACGGCAAGCGTAGCGAACCTTCGACCTACCGCATTACTCGCCGCGGTAGCAAGGGCGTGCGCAACCTGAATGTGACCGACAAGGTGGGTGCCGCCGTGTTCGTGGAAAGCGTCGCAGACGACTACGACTTGATCATTACCAGCCGCGAAGGCCAGGTGATTCGTATCAAGGCTGCCGATATCCGCCTCACGGGCCGTAACGCCCAGGGCGTCAAGGCAATCAGCCTGCGCGAAGGCGATGTGGTGCAAGATGCTACCGCACTCCCGAGCGTCGAAGATATCGAACAGGATAGCGCCGAGGCGAAGGAAACCTTTGACAAGGTGGAAGGTGTCGAAGTCGATGACGATTCTGTCGAAAAGATCGAAGACAAGCCGGAACAGCAGATTGGAGTTCCTTCTTCTGACGAAGAATAGCTCCAAATTCCGCTAAATTACGCCGATTTCGGCGTTTTGTAAATCTTTTGCCGTTGTTTCTCGGAACAACGGCATTTCTTATATATAAAGAATGATTTGTTGAGGCTGGATATATTTTTGAAGCTAGAGGATCTTTTGATAGGAGACTAAAATGAAAACTCTATTCAAATCTGGCGTCAAAGTTGGTTTGGCTTTGACCTTGGGTGTAGCTGGGGCATATGCACAGGATTTCTGTAGCAATGCACAGCATTCTGGCCAAAAAGTAACGATTACTTCGAACCAGACAGGTAAAATCGGCGATATCGGTTACGAACTCTGGGACGAAAACGGTCATGGCGGTAGTGCTACCTTCTATAGCGACGGTTCCATGGACTGCACTATTACAGGTGCCAAGGACTATCTTTGCCGTGCGGGTCTTTCTCTTGGCAGTAACAAGACTTACAAGGAACTTGGTGGCGATATGATTGCCGAGTTCAAGCTTGTGAAGAGCGGTGCGAGTAATGTGGGTTACTCCTATATCGGTATCTACGGCTGGATGGAAGGCGTTCCCGGAACAGCAAGTAACCTTGTTGAATACTACGTGATTGACAATACCCTCGCCAACGACATGCCGGGTAGCTGGATCGGTAACGAAAGAAAGGGTACCATTACGGTTGACGGCGGTACCTATACCGTTTATCGTAACACCCGTACGGGTCCGGCCATTAAGAACTCCGGTAACGTCACGTTCTATCAGTATTTCAGCGTGCGTACCTCGCCGCGCGATTGTGGTACCATCAATATTTCCGAGCACATGAGACAGTGGGAAAAGATGGGCATGACCATGGGTAAGCTCTATGAAGCCAAGGTGCTTGGTGAAGCTGGTAACGTCAATGGTCAAGTTAATGGTGGCCATATGGACTTCCCGCATGCCAAGGTGTATGTTTCCAACGGCACCAGCAGTGGTGGCGATACGCCCAAGTCCAGCTCTTCCAGCGCTGCTGTTAAGTCCAGCTCCTCCAAGGGTAACGGAGGTTCTACCTCTACGACTATCGACGCCTGTAAGGATGAAATGGGTCACCAGGGCGAAAGCAAGACTACTCAGGGCCAGAACAACCAGAGTGTGACGGGTAACGTCGGCAGCTCTCCGTACCATTACGAAATCTGGTACCAGGGCGGCAACAACAACATGACGTTCTATGATAATGGTACTTATAAGGCCAGCTG
The sequence above is a segment of the uncultured Fibrobacter sp. genome. Coding sequences within it:
- a CDS encoding glycoside hydrolase family 11 protein, giving the protein MKTLFKSGVKVGLALTLGVAGAYAQDFCSNAQHSGQKVTITSNQTGKIGDIGYELWDENGHGGSATFYSDGSMDCTITGAKDYLCRAGLSLGSNKTYKELGGDMIAEFKLVKSGASNVGYSYIGIYGWMEGVPGTASNLVEYYVIDNTLANDMPGSWIGNERKGTITVDGGTYTVYRNTRTGPAIKNSGNVTFYQYFSVRTSPRDCGTINISEHMRQWEKMGMTMGKLYEAKVLGEAGNVNGQVNGGHMDFPHAKVYVSNGTSSGGDTPKSSSSSAAVKSSSSKGNGGSTSTTIDACKDEMGHQGESKTTQGQNNQSVTGNVGSSPYHYEIWYQGGNNNMTFYDNGTYKASWNGTNDFLARVGFKYNEDKTYQELGPIDAYFKWSKQGSAGGYNYIGIYGWTVDPLVEYYIVDDWFSEPGANLLGSKKGEFTVDGATYEIYQNQRNNAPSIKGNQTFPQYFSKRKGGARSCGHIDVTAHFKKWEELGMKMGKMYEAKVLVEAGGGSGSFDVSYFKMTDKAHPLAQPEPESSSSEEPKSSSSKEDKKSSSSEANGPSSSTTALFAQTIKLQDMSGTFQVLDMQGRYLGTVEMQAGSDMKDVLFAKFHKPGVYMVKQGSYLNTVRVNR